The Brenneria rubrifaciens genome has a window encoding:
- the potH gene encoding putrescine ABC transporter permease PotH, with the protein MFPEQNTGFPEHHAAQPPGKTRGRLHLLMARWRQAHGRKLVIALPYLWLLLLFMLPFLIVFKISLAEMARAIPPYTDLVSWMDDKLDISLNLGNYLHLLDDPLYFDAYLQSLQVAAVSTLCCLFIGYPLAWAVAHSKPATRNILLLLVILPSWTSFLIRVYAWMGILKNNGILNNFLLWLGVIDEPLVILHTNLAVYIGVVYSYLPFMVLPIYTALTRLDYSLVEASLDLGARPLKTFFSVIVPLTKGGIIAGSMLVFIPAVGEYVIPELLGGPDSIMIGRILWQEFFNNRDWPVASSVAIIMLLLLIMPIIWFHKHQSKATGDEV; encoded by the coding sequence ATGTTTCCTGAACAAAACACCGGGTTTCCTGAACATCACGCCGCACAACCGCCAGGAAAAACCAGGGGACGTCTACACCTGCTGATGGCCCGCTGGCGTCAGGCGCACGGGCGCAAACTGGTGATTGCGTTGCCGTACTTGTGGCTGCTGTTGCTGTTTATGCTGCCGTTCCTGATTGTTTTCAAAATCAGTCTGGCTGAAATGGCGCGGGCGATCCCGCCTTATACGGATCTGGTTTCCTGGATGGACGATAAATTAGATATCTCCCTGAATCTGGGGAACTATCTGCATCTGTTGGACGACCCGCTGTATTTCGATGCCTATCTGCAATCGTTGCAGGTTGCGGCCGTCTCCACGCTGTGTTGTCTGTTTATCGGCTATCCATTGGCCTGGGCAGTGGCGCACAGTAAGCCAGCTACCCGCAATATTCTGCTGCTGCTGGTGATCCTGCCGTCCTGGACATCGTTCCTTATTCGCGTCTATGCCTGGATGGGGATTCTGAAAAACAACGGTATTCTGAATAACTTCTTGCTGTGGCTGGGCGTTATCGATGAGCCGCTGGTGATCCTGCATACTAATCTGGCCGTTTATATCGGCGTGGTCTATTCCTATCTACCGTTTATGGTCTTGCCGATTTACACCGCGCTAACCCGGCTGGATTACTCGCTGGTCGAAGCGTCTCTGGATTTAGGCGCGCGTCCGCTAAAAACCTTTTTCAGCGTGATTGTGCCGCTGACTAAAGGCGGAATTATCGCGGGCTCCATGCTGGTCTTTATTCCGGCGGTGGGGGAATACGTGATCCCGGAACTGCTCGGCGGGCCGGACAGCATAATGATTGGCCGTATTCTCTGGCAGGAATTCTTCAATAACCGGGATTGGCCGGTGGCCTCGTCGGTTGCGATTATCATGCTGTTGTTGTTGATTATGCCGATTATCTGGTTTCATAAACATCAGAGCAAAGCAACGGGGGATGAGGTATGA
- the potG gene encoding putrescine ABC transporter ATP-binding subunit PotG has product MNDAIPRPQAKPQKAATPLLEVRNLTKSFAGQLAVDDVSLTIYRGEIFALLGASGCGKSTLLRMLAGFEHPTQGQIVLDGQDLSLVPPYQRPINMMFQSYALFPHMSVEKNIAFGLKQDRLSRAEIKDRVEEMLTLVHMQEFASRKPHQLSGGQRQRVALARSLAKRPKLLLLDEPMGALDKKLRDRMQLEVVDILERVGVTCVMVTHDQEEAMTMAGRIAIMNRGKFVQIGEPEEIYEHPNTRFSAEFIGSVNMFEGMLTERRDDALIIQSPGLVHPLRVDSDVSVVDGVPVYIALRPEKIMLSETTPADGCNFAVGEVVHIAYLGDLSIYHVRLASGQIISAQLQNAYRYRKGAPTWGDEVRLCWDADSCVVLTV; this is encoded by the coding sequence GTGAATGACGCTATTCCCCGTCCCCAGGCCAAGCCTCAAAAAGCGGCTACCCCGTTGCTGGAAGTGCGTAACCTGACCAAATCTTTTGCGGGTCAGCTTGCTGTTGATGACGTAAGTCTGACGATTTACAGAGGTGAGATATTTGCCTTGCTGGGGGCTTCCGGCTGTGGGAAATCCACGCTGCTTCGCATGTTGGCTGGGTTTGAACACCCCACTCAGGGACAAATCGTGCTTGATGGTCAGGATTTGTCGCTCGTGCCGCCTTATCAGCGGCCTATTAATATGATGTTCCAGTCATATGCGCTATTTCCCCATATGTCGGTGGAAAAAAATATTGCCTTTGGTCTGAAGCAGGACAGGCTGTCTCGCGCTGAGATCAAGGATCGTGTCGAAGAGATGCTGACGTTAGTGCATATGCAGGAATTTGCCAGCCGCAAACCGCATCAGCTTTCCGGCGGTCAGCGTCAGCGCGTTGCGCTGGCGCGCAGTCTGGCAAAACGCCCGAAACTGCTGCTGCTCGATGAACCTATGGGCGCGCTGGACAAAAAGCTGCGTGACCGTATGCAGCTTGAAGTGGTCGATATTCTGGAGCGCGTTGGCGTGACCTGCGTTATGGTGACGCACGATCAGGAAGAAGCCATGACCATGGCGGGGCGTATCGCCATCATGAACCGCGGTAAGTTTGTACAAATTGGTGAGCCTGAGGAAATCTACGAGCATCCGAACACCCGTTTCAGCGCTGAGTTTATCGGTTCGGTGAACATGTTTGAGGGTATGCTGACCGAGCGCCGCGATGATGCGCTGATTATCCAAAGCCCGGGACTGGTGCATCCGCTGAGAGTGGATTCGGATGTTTCCGTGGTGGACGGCGTACCGGTGTACATTGCGCTGCGCCCTGAAAAAATCATGCTGAGTGAGACGACGCCGGCTGACGGCTGTAACTTCGCCGTCGGTGAGGTGGTGCATATCGCCTACCTGGGCGATCTGTCTATCTATCATGTCCGGCTCGCCAGCGGACAAATCATCAGTGCGCAGCTACAGAACGCTTACCGTTACCGCAAAGGCGCGCCCACCTGGGGCGACGAAGTGCGTCTGTGCTGGGATGCCGATAGCTGTGTGGTGCTGACGGTGTAG
- the potF gene encoding spermidine/putrescine ABC transporter substrate-binding protein PotF, whose product MFTQRKKWLSGVVAGLLMAASVTASAEDKTLHVYNWSDYIAPDTLQNFQKETGIKVVYDVFDSNEVLEGKLMAGSTGFDLVVPSASFLERQLAAGVFQPLDKSKLPNYKNLDPELLKLIAQHDPDNKYALPYLWATTGIGYNVEKVKAALGADAPVDSWDLVLKPENLEKLKSCGVSFLDAPEEIFATVLNYQGKDPNSTKADDYTKSATDLLLKLRPSIRYFHSSQYINDLANGDICVAIGWAGDIMQAASRAQEAKNGVNVHYSIPKEGALAFFDVFTMPADAKNVDEAYQFLNYLLKPDVIANISNHVYYASANKESVSLVNEEVRNNPGIYPPENVRAKLFTLKVQSPQIDRTRTRAWTRVKSGK is encoded by the coding sequence ATGTTCACCCAACGTAAAAAATGGCTATCGGGTGTTGTTGCCGGCTTGCTGATGGCCGCGTCCGTCACCGCGTCTGCGGAAGATAAAACACTGCATGTCTATAACTGGTCTGACTATATCGCGCCGGACACGCTACAGAATTTCCAAAAAGAAACAGGCATAAAAGTGGTTTATGACGTGTTTGACTCCAATGAGGTCTTGGAAGGCAAACTGATGGCGGGCAGCACGGGGTTTGATCTGGTCGTTCCCTCCGCCAGTTTCCTGGAGCGTCAACTCGCCGCCGGAGTATTCCAGCCATTAGATAAGAGTAAACTGCCGAATTATAAAAACCTGGACCCGGAACTGCTGAAACTGATTGCTCAGCACGATCCGGATAACAAGTATGCGCTGCCTTACCTGTGGGCCACCACCGGGATTGGCTACAATGTGGAGAAAGTCAAGGCAGCGCTGGGCGCGGATGCGCCAGTCGACAGTTGGGATCTGGTGTTGAAGCCGGAAAACCTGGAAAAACTGAAAAGTTGTGGCGTCTCTTTCCTGGATGCGCCGGAAGAAATTTTCGCGACCGTGCTGAACTATCAGGGTAAAGATCCTAACAGTACCAAAGCGGATGACTACACCAAGTCGGCCACCGATTTGCTGCTTAAACTGCGCCCGAGTATTCGCTACTTCCACTCGTCACAATATATCAACGATCTGGCGAACGGCGATATCTGTGTGGCCATCGGCTGGGCGGGCGATATCATGCAGGCGGCCAGCCGCGCGCAGGAAGCTAAAAATGGGGTCAACGTTCATTACAGTATCCCCAAAGAAGGGGCATTGGCTTTTTTTGACGTCTTCACTATGCCGGCCGATGCTAAGAATGTCGATGAAGCCTATCAATTCCTGAACTATCTGCTGAAGCCGGATGTGATAGCCAACATCAGCAACCATGTGTATTACGCGAGCGCCAATAAGGAATCAGTATCGTTGGTAAATGAAGAAGTCCGCAATAATCCGGGGATTTATCCACCAGAGAATGTTCGCGCCAAACTGTTTACGCTGAAAGTTCAGTCACCGCAGATTGACCGCACTCGGACACGCGCCTGGACGAGGGTGAAAAGCGGTAAATAA
- a CDS encoding YbjN domain-containing protein: MDSLIVPDLNMLRRWLDQLNILFFECDSCQALHLPHMQNFDGVFDAKVDLVDGVILFSALAEVKPSALIPLVGDLSQINASSLTVKAFIDVQDDNLPKLIVCQSFSVAAGISLEQFRHFMMQSEEQISMIILEAGANNLLFISDDEEVSAGRVHYSNLH, encoded by the coding sequence ATGGATTCACTCATCGTCCCGGATCTGAATATGCTACGGCGGTGGCTGGATCAATTAAACATTCTGTTTTTTGAATGTGATTCCTGTCAGGCGCTTCATCTACCCCATATGCAAAATTTTGACGGCGTGTTTGATGCGAAAGTCGATCTGGTGGACGGCGTTATCCTGTTTTCCGCACTGGCGGAAGTGAAGCCCAGCGCGTTGATTCCGCTGGTGGGTGATTTAAGCCAAATCAATGCCAGTTCCCTCACCGTTAAGGCGTTTATTGATGTTCAGGATGATAATCTGCCCAAACTCATCGTCTGCCAGTCGTTCAGCGTCGCTGCGGGGATATCGCTAGAACAGTTCCGGCATTTCATGATGCAGTCGGAAGAACAGATTTCGATGATTATTCTGGAAGCGGGCGCCAATAATCTCCTGTTTATCAGCGATGATGAAGAGGTCTCTGCTGGAAGAGTCCACTACTCCAATCTGCATTAA
- the rimK gene encoding 30S ribosomal protein S6--L-glutamate ligase, whose translation MKIAILSRDSSLYSCKRLREAAEERRHSIDIIDPLSCYMNINSAAPSIHYRGRRLNQYDAVIPRIGSYITFYGTAVLRQFEMLGSYPLNNAVAVICARDKLHSLQLLAREGIDLPVTGFAHSPDDTGDLIEMVGGAPLVVKLVEGTQGIGVVLAETRQAAESVIDAFRGLNAHILVQEYIREAQGRDIRCLVIGNRVVAAIERQAKPGEFRSNLHRGGSASKIKITAQERAMAVKAVKTLGLCVAGVDILRADRGPLVMEVNASPGLEGIESITGVDIAGMMIEFVEQHVRSLSVSSEAINKN comes from the coding sequence ATGAAGATAGCCATTCTGTCTCGCGACAGTTCGTTGTACTCCTGTAAGCGCCTGCGGGAAGCGGCCGAGGAGCGCAGGCACAGCATTGATATTATTGATCCGCTCTCCTGTTATATGAATATCAATTCGGCCGCGCCCTCTATTCATTATCGCGGCCGACGATTGAACCAATATGATGCGGTAATTCCGCGTATTGGTTCATACATCACGTTTTACGGCACGGCTGTGCTACGCCAGTTTGAAATGCTGGGAAGCTATCCGTTGAATAACGCCGTGGCGGTGATTTGTGCCCGTGACAAACTGCATTCGCTGCAATTGCTGGCTCGCGAGGGCATCGATTTGCCCGTCACGGGTTTCGCGCACTCCCCGGATGATACCGGCGACCTGATCGAAATGGTGGGCGGCGCGCCGCTGGTGGTGAAACTGGTGGAAGGCACGCAGGGCATCGGTGTGGTGTTGGCGGAAACCCGTCAGGCGGCGGAGAGCGTGATTGATGCATTCCGGGGGCTGAATGCTCACATATTGGTGCAGGAGTATATCAGGGAAGCCCAGGGCAGGGATATTCGCTGTCTGGTGATCGGCAACCGGGTCGTGGCGGCGATTGAACGGCAAGCAAAGCCGGGGGAATTTCGTTCCAATCTGCATCGCGGCGGTTCAGCCAGTAAGATCAAGATTACGGCTCAGGAACGTGCAATGGCGGTTAAAGCCGTAAAAACGTTGGGTCTGTGCGTAGCCGGGGTGGATATTCTGCGCGCCGATCGGGGGCCGCTGGTGATGGAGGTAAATGCGTCTCCGGGTCTGGAAGGGATTGAATCCATCACCGGAGTGGATATTGCAGGCATGATGATTGAATTTGTCGAACAACACGTGCGCTCGTTATCGGTATCATCGGAGGCGATAAATAAAAACTAG
- the nfsA gene encoding oxygen-insensitive NADPH nitroreductase has protein sequence MTPTIDLLQRHRSIRSFTSQPLTDEQRSAIIAAARSASSSSFLQCSSIIRITDPDKRQTLVHYSGEQAYVAQAAEFWVFCADFHRHLAIFPQAETGLAEQLLIGCVDTAIMGQNALVAAESLGLGGVFIGGIRNNIADVTTLLKLPRHVLPLFGLCLGYPDAEPLLKPRMPVEMLVHENVYQPLDHDKLAEYDRRIVEYYLQRASNRQESWSEHVQRTLKKELRPFMLDYLHQQGWVIR, from the coding sequence GTGACGCCGACTATTGACTTACTACAACGCCATCGTTCCATTCGTTCTTTTACTTCACAGCCGCTGACGGATGAACAGCGCAGTGCGATTATCGCCGCCGCCCGGAGCGCATCCAGCTCCAGCTTTTTACAGTGTTCTTCAATCATTCGTATTACCGACCCGGACAAACGTCAAACGCTGGTTCACTATAGCGGTGAGCAGGCGTACGTCGCTCAGGCGGCGGAGTTCTGGGTCTTCTGCGCAGATTTTCACCGGCATCTGGCCATTTTCCCGCAGGCGGAAACCGGGCTGGCGGAACAGTTGCTGATTGGTTGCGTGGATACCGCCATCATGGGGCAGAATGCGCTGGTCGCCGCGGAGTCTCTGGGGCTTGGCGGCGTATTTATCGGCGGTATCCGTAATAACATTGCCGATGTGACCACATTACTGAAATTACCGCGTCACGTTTTACCGTTGTTTGGACTGTGTCTGGGATACCCGGATGCCGAACCGTTGCTAAAACCGCGTATGCCAGTGGAGATGCTGGTGCATGAAAATGTTTATCAACCGCTCGACCACGACAAACTAGCGGAATATGATCGGCGAATAGTGGAGTATTATCTTCAGCGCGCCAGCAATCGGCAAGAGAGCTGGAGCGAACATGTTCAGCGCACGCTGAAAAAAGAACTGCGTCCGTTTATGCTGGACTACTTACATCAACAAGGATGGGTGATACGTTAG
- a CDS encoding GrxA family glutaredoxin, which translates to MFAVIFGRPGCPYCVRAKELAERLKEQRNDFSFRYVDIYEEDITKDDLSKTIGKPVETVPQIFLNEKHIGGYTDFEAYVKANPDLLQQP; encoded by the coding sequence ATGTTCGCTGTTATTTTCGGGCGGCCTGGCTGTCCTTATTGCGTGCGCGCTAAAGAATTAGCAGAAAGGCTGAAAGAACAACGTAATGACTTCAGTTTCCGTTATGTGGATATCTATGAGGAAGACATAACGAAAGACGATCTGTCCAAAACCATCGGTAAGCCAGTTGAAACCGTACCGCAGATTTTCCTCAATGAAAAACACATTGGCGGCTACACTGATTTCGAAGCTTACGTCAAAGCAAATCCCGACCTGCTCCAACAGCCGTAA
- a CDS encoding inner membrane protein YbjM translates to MVNDKGWVGVACCFLLFIAVFMSQKMDVSDAAVGESLHGGPGMLLFLLPGAIAGCLCARGRLLYPLFGALLATPFCLIILHFWRMQQGAFWQELAYFLSAIFWSVLGALGLLFLNGVYRRYFHGHPREKR, encoded by the coding sequence ATGGTAAACGACAAAGGTTGGGTAGGTGTTGCCTGCTGTTTTTTATTGTTTATCGCGGTTTTTATGAGCCAAAAAATGGATGTGTCCGACGCGGCGGTGGGGGAAAGTTTGCATGGCGGTCCCGGTATGCTGCTTTTTTTATTGCCCGGTGCGATCGCCGGCTGTCTGTGCGCGCGAGGGCGCCTGCTATATCCGCTGTTCGGTGCGCTGTTGGCGACGCCATTCTGTCTGATTATTTTGCACTTTTGGCGTATGCAGCAGGGCGCTTTCTGGCAAGAACTGGCCTATTTCTTAAGCGCGATTTTCTGGAGCGTGCTGGGGGCGTTAGGACTCTTATTTCTGAATGGGGTGTATCGACGTTATTTTCACGGCCATCCTCGGGAAAAAAGATGA
- a CDS encoding aspartate:alanine antiporter: protein MNINVADLLNGNYILLLFVVLSLGLCLGKLRLGSVQLGNSIGVLVVSLLLGQQHFSINTEALSLGFMLFIFCVGIEAGPNFFSIFFRDGKNYFMLALVMVGSAMLIALGLGKLFGWDIGLTAGMLAGSMTSTPVLVGAGDTLRNTIGMGSQLGIEQDHLSLGYALTYLVGLVSLIFGARYLPKLQHQDLPTSAQQIARERGLDTDSQRKVYLPVIRAYRVGPELVAWADGKNLRELGIYRQTGCYIERIRRNGILASPDGDAVLQIGDEIALVGYPDAHARLNPNFRDGKEVFDRDLLDMRIVTEEIVVKNHNAVGKRLSQLKLTDHGCFLNRIIRSQIEMPIDDAVVLNKGDVLQVSGDARRVKSIADRIGFISIHSQVTDLLAFCAFFIIGMMVGLITIQFSNFTFGIGNAAGLLFAGIMLGFLRANHPTFGYIPQGALNMVKEFGLMVFMAGVGLSAGSTIGVSLGDIGVQMLISGLVVSLAPVVICFLFGAYVLRMNRALLFGAIMGARTCAPAMEIISDTARSNIPALGYAGTYAIANVLLTLAGSLIVVIWPQLPG from the coding sequence ATGAATATAAACGTCGCTGATTTGTTAAACGGGAATTACATTCTGCTTCTATTCGTGGTTCTTTCATTAGGACTCTGTTTGGGGAAATTACGCCTGGGCTCAGTACAACTCGGTAATTCTATTGGTGTTTTAGTCGTCTCATTATTACTGGGACAACAGCACTTTTCGATTAATACCGAAGCGCTCAGCCTGGGTTTTATGTTGTTTATTTTTTGCGTCGGGATTGAAGCCGGACCTAATTTCTTTTCTATTTTTTTCCGCGACGGTAAAAATTATTTCATGCTGGCTCTGGTAATGGTGGGCAGCGCGATGCTTATAGCGCTGGGGCTGGGTAAACTTTTCGGCTGGGACATCGGTTTAACGGCCGGGATGCTCGCCGGTTCGATGACCTCGACGCCGGTTTTGGTCGGCGCGGGCGATACGCTGCGCAATACCATCGGCATGGGTTCGCAGTTGGGAATTGAGCAGGATCACCTCAGCCTCGGCTACGCCCTGACCTATCTGGTGGGTCTGGTAAGTCTTATCTTCGGCGCGCGCTATCTGCCTAAACTGCAACATCAGGATCTGCCGACCAGCGCCCAGCAAATTGCCCGAGAACGCGGACTGGATACCGATAGCCAAAGAAAGGTCTATCTGCCTGTGATACGCGCCTATCGCGTCGGGCCGGAACTGGTTGCCTGGGCCGATGGCAAGAATTTGCGCGAGCTGGGAATTTATCGTCAGACCGGCTGCTACATTGAACGAATTCGCCGGAACGGTATTCTGGCGAGTCCGGATGGTGATGCCGTGCTGCAAATAGGTGACGAAATCGCGCTGGTCGGTTACCCGGACGCTCACGCCCGGCTGAACCCGAACTTCCGCGACGGAAAAGAAGTATTCGATCGCGACCTGCTGGATATGCGCATTGTCACCGAAGAGATCGTGGTGAAAAACCATAACGCGGTGGGTAAACGCCTCAGCCAGCTCAAACTGACCGATCACGGCTGTTTTCTCAACCGCATTATCCGCAGCCAGATCGAGATGCCTATTGATGATGCCGTTGTGCTGAATAAAGGCGATGTGTTACAGGTGAGTGGCGACGCCCGCCGGGTAAAAAGCATCGCCGACCGCATCGGTTTTATTTCGATTCACAGTCAAGTGACTGACCTGCTGGCTTTTTGCGCTTTCTTCATCATCGGCATGATGGTCGGCCTGATCACTATCCAGTTCAGTAACTTCACCTTCGGCATAGGCAACGCCGCCGGTCTGCTGTTTGCCGGGATCATGCTGGGTTTTCTGCGGGCCAACCACCCAACGTTTGGTTATATTCCGCAGGGCGCGCTGAATATGGTGAAAGAATTCGGCCTGATGGTTTTTATGGCGGGCGTCGGCTTGAGCGCAGGCAGTACGATTGGCGTCAGCTTGGGTGATATCGGCGTGCAGATGCTGATTTCCGGTTTGGTGGTCAGTCTGGCGCCGGTAGTGATCTGTTTTCTGTTCGGGGCATATGTGCTGCGGATGAACCGGGCGTTATTATTCGGTGCGATAATGGGCGCCCGCACCTGCGCCCCCGCAATGGAAATTATCAGCGATACCGCCCGCAGTAATATTCCGGCGTTGGGGTACGCCGGTACCTATGCTATCGCCAATGTTTTGTTGACGCTGGCCGGTTCGCTGATTGTTGTTATCTGGCCGCAATTGCCGGGTTAG
- the deoR gene encoding DNA-binding transcriptional repressor DeoR — METRRSERIKKLALALKKADKLHLKDAAQLLGVSEMTVRRDLNVKSSAVVLLGGYVVGDLKSNNVTNYFVSEQQSKHVEEKQAAGELAARLIDHGDTVFFDCGTTTPFIIDAIPDNLSFTAICYSLNTFRALQGKSASKVILCGGQFHPDNAIFTPLSQCNELDNICPNKAFISAAGIDLNAGATCFNFAELSMKQRALAMSQRAILVLDSSKFGKIKSACIGPLTLFDTLISDRAPPAEYIRYFNNNGILFLHADG, encoded by the coding sequence ATGGAAACGCGACGATCGGAACGGATCAAGAAACTGGCTCTGGCCCTGAAAAAAGCCGACAAGCTTCACCTTAAAGACGCGGCGCAATTGCTGGGCGTATCCGAAATGACCGTTCGCCGCGATCTTAATGTAAAATCCTCGGCGGTGGTACTGCTTGGCGGCTATGTTGTCGGCGATCTGAAAAGCAACAATGTCACCAACTATTTCGTTTCCGAACAACAGAGCAAGCATGTGGAAGAGAAGCAGGCGGCGGGTGAACTGGCCGCCCGCCTGATTGACCACGGCGATACGGTATTTTTCGATTGCGGCACCACCACGCCGTTTATCATCGACGCCATTCCTGACAATCTGTCGTTCACCGCCATTTGCTATTCACTCAACACCTTTCGGGCATTGCAGGGAAAATCCGCCAGCAAAGTGATTTTATGCGGCGGTCAGTTTCACCCGGATAACGCCATCTTCACCCCGCTCAGCCAGTGCAATGAGTTGGATAATATCTGCCCGAACAAAGCATTTATCTCCGCGGCGGGCATTGATCTGAACGCTGGCGCCACCTGCTTCAATTTCGCCGAACTGAGCATGAAGCAGCGCGCGCTGGCCATGTCACAGCGCGCCATTCTGGTCTTAGACAGCAGCAAATTCGGCAAGATTAAATCCGCCTGCATTGGGCCTCTTACCCTGTTTGATACTCTGATCAGCGACCGAGCGCCACCTGCGGAATATATCCGCTATTTCAACAATAACGGGATTCTGTTCTTGCACGCCGACGGCTAG
- a CDS encoding serine hydrolase → MKTTIFLTRLKSITVGTVLLAGLSTAPRAEQLPAAPQIESKAFILMDYHSGNVLAESNADERLDPASLTKIMASYVIGQAIKAGKIRPTDEVTVGKDAWATGNPALSGSSLMFLKPGDRIPVSELNKGIVIQSGNDASIALADYVAGSQDSFVSLMNSYAKALKLTNTHFLTVHGLDAPGQYSTARDMALLGQALIRDVPEEYALHKEKEFTFNNIHQLNRNRLLWSSNLNVDGIKTGHTSGAGHNLVASATQDGMRLISVVLGAATDGIRFRESEKLLTWGFRFFETVTPVKAGVPFTTQRVWFGTRKEARLGVANDAALTIPKGQMKNLKASFTLIQPQLSAPLAKNQVVGTIDFQLNGKSVEQRQLVALDDISEAGFISKLWDSVMMKLQQWFSGWFG, encoded by the coding sequence ATGAAGACAACTATTTTCCTCACCAGGCTAAAATCCATTACGGTGGGCACGGTATTACTCGCAGGGCTGTCAACGGCACCGCGCGCGGAGCAATTGCCCGCAGCGCCTCAGATCGAGTCTAAGGCATTTATTCTGATGGATTATCACAGCGGTAACGTGCTGGCGGAATCCAATGCGGATGAACGTCTTGACCCGGCCAGTCTGACAAAAATCATGGCGAGTTACGTGATCGGACAGGCGATCAAAGCTGGAAAAATTCGCCCGACGGACGAAGTCACGGTAGGTAAGGATGCCTGGGCGACGGGCAACCCGGCGCTGAGTGGTTCATCGCTGATGTTCCTCAAACCCGGTGACCGTATCCCGGTGTCTGAATTAAATAAAGGCATTGTCATACAGTCAGGCAATGACGCCAGCATCGCCTTGGCAGATTATGTCGCGGGCAGCCAGGACTCATTTGTCAGTTTGATGAACAGCTATGCCAAAGCACTGAAACTCACCAATACCCATTTCCTTACCGTGCACGGTCTGGATGCGCCAGGGCAGTACAGCACCGCGCGTGATATGGCGCTGCTGGGGCAGGCGTTGATCCGTGATGTACCGGAAGAGTATGCGCTGCATAAGGAAAAAGAATTTACCTTCAATAATATTCATCAGCTTAACCGCAACCGGCTGCTGTGGAGTAGCAACCTGAACGTCGACGGTATTAAAACCGGGCATACCAGCGGGGCGGGGCACAATCTGGTTGCATCCGCGACGCAAGACGGCATGCGTTTGATTTCAGTGGTGCTCGGCGCCGCGACGGATGGCATCCGCTTTCGTGAAAGTGAAAAATTGCTGACCTGGGGCTTTCGCTTCTTTGAAACCGTCACGCCGGTCAAGGCCGGCGTTCCCTTCACCACGCAGCGCGTCTGGTTTGGCACGCGCAAGGAAGCGCGTCTAGGCGTGGCCAATGATGCGGCGCTCACCATCCCCAAAGGCCAGATGAAAAACCTGAAAGCCAGTTTTACGCTGATCCAGCCGCAACTGTCCGCACCGTTGGCAAAAAATCAGGTGGTCGGCACCATTGATTTCCAACTTAATGGCAAAAGCGTCGAGCAGCGTCAACTGGTGGCGCTGGATGACATTTCAGAGGCCGGTTTCATCAGCAAATTATGGGATAGCGTGATGATGAAACTACAACAATGGTTTAGTGGCTGGTTTGGCTAG
- a CDS encoding methionine ABC transporter permease, whose translation MADLWVDLIAAFGETFQMVGISTLLAIIGGLPLGFLIYVTDRHLFWESRAVYLLSTVLVNIIRSIPFVILLVLLLPLTQILLGNTIGPIAASVPMSVAAIAFYARLVDSALREVDPGIVEAAEAFGASPLRIICTVLLPEAKAGLLRGLTITLVSLIGYSAMAGIVGGGGVGDLAIRFGYYRYETEVMIITVIALVVLVQMVQTLGDWLSKRADKRERR comes from the coding sequence ATGGCTGATTTATGGGTCGATCTGATTGCGGCTTTTGGTGAGACATTCCAGATGGTGGGCATCTCTACGTTGCTGGCGATTATTGGTGGTTTACCGCTGGGTTTTCTTATCTATGTCACTGATCGTCATCTGTTCTGGGAGAGCCGCGCGGTTTATCTGCTTAGCACCGTGCTGGTCAATATCATTCGCTCTATTCCATTTGTGATTTTGCTGGTGCTGCTGTTACCGCTGACGCAGATTTTGCTGGGTAACACGATTGGCCCGATTGCGGCGTCAGTGCCGATGTCCGTGGCGGCTATCGCGTTTTATGCCCGTCTGGTGGATAGCGCGCTGCGTGAAGTCGATCCGGGCATTGTCGAAGCGGCGGAAGCCTTTGGCGCCAGCCCGCTGCGTATTATCTGCACCGTCCTGTTGCCGGAAGCCAAAGCCGGATTGTTGCGCGGCTTGACAATTACGCTGGTGAGCCTGATTGGATATTCGGCGATGGCGGGCATTGTGGGCGGCGGCGGGGTCGGTGATTTGGCGATCCGTTTTGGCTATTATCGCTATGAAACCGAGGTGATGATTATCACGGTTATTGCGTTGGTGGTGTTGGTGCAAATGGTGCAAACGCTGGGCGACTGGCTGTCAAAACGCGCAGACAAACGTGAACGCCGTTAG